The DNA window GAAAGTAGTTTAGAGAGTGGTATGAGTGCAATGGCTAGTGCCAACCGTTGTTACGGTACTGGTGTTAAATTTCTTGACGTACAAGTGTGTCTGAACAGCAATGGTAATATTAAGGCTTCTGTTGGGGCATTTGGGTTAGTGGCAGATAGCATTGTCATTAAACCTGGTCAGGCACGCAGAAGTGGTCATGTCACCACTGCAATTCCTGGTCTTCCAGGTGTTGTTCAAGAATTTTCGACCACCTGAATTGTCTAGTGGTCAGGCACAACCGTTAGAAGAGTTCGTGTTCAGGCTACTCTCAAAGGCTGGGACTTTGGCAGAGGATGGTATAAAATAGCCAGTTTGGATAGAGTAATAATTGATTAATCTATAATAAATTTTCTATGGTGCCAATTGGTTCTTCCGACCCTTCATCTTCTTCTCATAGTACGCAAACGTGAGTGGACACCACTCGGCAGCCCGCTTCAGTTTTTTAGCCATGACACGCCAATTGACGTTCTCGGATATCACCGACCAGCAAACGCTGACGGAAAGTGCGAATGCAACGACCGACGATACACCGGAGACACCGACTTCCTCGACCGAGCACGACAGCACGCAACGACTGTCGCCGCCGAATACTTCCCAGAGCTGCCGGTCGAAACCATCGACTGGGAAGTCTCACATCGAGCGCAACGACAAGTAGGTGTGACGAAGTACGACCCGACAACAGAGGCGATCACGATTTCGTTGACCTGGACGGCCTACGAACACCACGGCCGGGAGCAATTCAGTGCGACTGTCTGCCACGAACTCATTCACGCATGGCAGTACCACGAGTTGGGCACCACGGATCACAGCGTAACGTTCACCCGCTGGACGGATACTCTCGATACCTCGGGCCACTGTGACTCATTATGAAAGATATTATCTACAAATTTGTCTGATAAATGCGAAAACCAGACTAACCGAATAGAGGAACGAATTCGAACAACAGGTACGCAGAGACTGTTGAAATCCCTGGAACAATATTTTGCATGGCAATAACCCGTGCAGTAGTCCACGGTTCATAAAGCGAATTAATATCGGGGTGTTGATTCCTCTCTACTTCACTCGTAGAGGAATGGTGGTTCTCTTCTGGTTTGGTTTTCTTTATTGTTGGCGTGTCCGCTGAATCTACAGCAAGTGCGCCACCAGTGATTCCCAGTGGACCTTCTTCGATCATTGTAGAGCGACGAGTATACTCCTTTACGCGAGTGGCACGGCCCCATCCAAGACCGACAATACTCATCGTAGAAACAATAACGATGCTAGCAGGAATCCCGAGTTCTGAAAGGACAGTGATAAGTGTGGAACTCACAAGTGCGACGATCAATGCTGCAAGTAGAGGCATATCAGTGAGTTCACTTCCCATCGTATCGAGAGTTCGTCGAGCAATGGTAAACGCACCGACTGCAATAGCAGTCCCCGCTATCAAAATACCATAGTTCATTTCAATGGCACCGCTGCCGACGAGTGGAGCAATTGCGTTCGCCATATTCGATGCCCCTGCTGAGAATGCAGTATAACAGCCAACGATGATAACCAACAAGGTACCAATGAATTCTCGCATAGTTGTATTTGGACCGAGTGTCGGCCGGGCAATCCCCCCCGAGCGATCAATCTGAAGCAGTGTACCTTTGGTCTGTGTAATCGCAAACCAATCGAGAAGGGTAGGGTACCAGTATCGACCAATAATAGCACTCACCCAAAAGGCAATCACCGGAGAGACAAGCCACCATGAAACAATTCGCCCCATCACTCCCACGTTCAGTGCATCAGTTGCAAGGCCGAGACCAGCAATTGTGCCAACTCCAGTCATTGAGGTCGAGGCAGGGACACCAACAATATTTGAAAGGAACAACGCCAATCCGATAAAAAAGAGAATTGCAATACTCGCTTCCAGAGTGAAAAATCGACTCGGAACAATTTCACCACCCATTGTATTGATGACATTGCGACCAACTGTCCATCCGCCAATAAGAGCACAGATACTCATGAGAGATGCAGCACCAACCTTTGAGATCGTTTGGCTACCAACTGCGGGACCGAAAGCAACTCCCGTATTCGAACCACCAACATTGAAGCCCACGAAAATTGCGACAGTAAGTCCAATGAGAAAGAGTATCTCTACCATAGCTGAACCAAGTGGTATCGTTTGTTAAATCCTTTGTCAACGTTTAGTAGGAATCAACATCATTAGCTCGAGGTCGCTCTGTCGGAGTAACCCGTAATTGTGCGACTGGTGGTTGATGTTCACTTGATCAATGCCCTGGTGTTGACTCACGGACGAACTTGCCCATTGAGAAGACGATGCCGCCACGGGTGCGATGCCCACTCCCCCGACCATAATGAGTCCGAGGAGCACCGCTACTGGTTTGATGTGCCTTATCCGTTCCCCCTCCCGTAAATGTATCTTTAACATACCATTCAATTATAATAAGAGGAACTGAATGTTTGGGTAAGAAACCAGAACGTAAAACTGGAATG is part of the Haladaptatus sp. R4 genome and encodes:
- a CDS encoding SprT-like domain-containing protein, giving the protein MVLPTLHLLLIVRKREWTPLGSPLQFFSHDTPIDVLGYHRPANADGKCECNDRRYTGDTDFLDRARQHATTVAAEYFPELPVETIDWEVSHRAQRQVGVTKYDPTTEAITISLTWTAYEHHGREQFSATVCHELIHAWQYHELGTTDHSVTFTRWTDTLDTSGHCDSL
- a CDS encoding inorganic phosphate transporter, which gives rise to MVEILFLIGLTVAIFVGFNVGGSNTGVAFGPAVGSQTISKVGAASLMSICALIGGWTVGRNVINTMGGEIVPSRFFTLEASIAILFFIGLALFLSNIVGVPASTSMTGVGTIAGLGLATDALNVGVMGRIVSWWLVSPVIAFWVSAIIGRYWYPTLLDWFAITQTKGTLLQIDRSGGIARPTLGPNTTMREFIGTLLVIIVGCYTAFSAGASNMANAIAPLVGSGAIEMNYGILIAGTAIAVGAFTIARRTLDTMGSELTDMPLLAALIVALVSSTLITVLSELGIPASIVIVSTMSIVGLGWGRATRVKEYTRRSTMIEEGPLGITGGALAVDSADTPTIKKTKPEENHHSSTSEVERNQHPDINSLYEPWTTARVIAMQNIVPGISTVSAYLLFEFVPLFG